A part of Oncorhynchus clarkii lewisi isolate Uvic-CL-2024 chromosome 17, UVic_Ocla_1.0, whole genome shotgun sequence genomic DNA contains:
- the LOC139371325 gene encoding vacuolar fusion protein MON1 homolog B-like isoform X2 has translation MNPVTIGIMDVLFVCDVNMERDDNQEKGEMEEIKSENPSSDCTLSTVPEPAGPVGGDEGTNVTLEEPKNTPPSDTMGEEGTQELEPAPDQELEPAPDQVKDEETDECNKTEYHNSSGGQPETVPEEASSSAENVQDDSGEFVVTMLARGKLEEQDMGVKGMSSTLSETGAPEAHPSYRDEDVMAESWRQHRKHVFVLSEAGKPIYSRYGSEEALSSTMGVMMALVSFVQSSDNMIRSVYSDGHTVVFMQKGPLVLVSVSSSRQSEQQLRAELLYVYYQIISMLTQASITRIFEHKKNYDLRRLLAGSEKILDGLLNLVDSDPSFLLAAVHCLPLTSSLRDSLSQILQKAITPNLVFSILIAKNQLLTIVQEKTVIEDTRLEPADVHLLLNLIGASSAFQAGEIWTPICLPLFNPDCYFYAYISYLDPPECTVCLLLLSTDKEAFYAVAECKRRIELAMLAQSSLRLIANAHSYSVSQVGVSDLRHFMYKPFDVPDNHKQLTQFTSPEMEAPYSTEERMRLLDLYRYMHGRIHSSSRPLKLIYHVAERETLLAWVTSKFELYTCFSPLVTKARAINAITKLLRWIKKEEDRLFIRYPPKYSTTPNPSKSSRKSDQQDSTDNGFASLL, from the exons ATGAATCCCGTCACCATTGGGATTATGGATGTGCTGTT TGTTTGTGATGTCAACATGGAGAGAGATGACAATCAagaaaagggagagatggaggagataaAGAGTGAGAATCCATCCTCTGACTGCACACTGTCAACTG TTCCTGAGCCTGCTGGGCCAGTGGGAGGAGACGAAGGCACCAATGTGACTTTAGAGGAGCCTAAGAATACACCTCCATCAGATACTATGGGTGAGGAGGGGACCCAGGAACTAGAACCAGCCCCTGATCAGGAACTAGAACCAGCTCCTGACCAGGTAAAAGATGAAGAGACTGATGAGTGCAATAAGACAGAATATCATAACAGTTCAGGTGGTCAACCAGAGACTGTGCCAGAAGAGGCTTCATCTTCAGCTGAGAATGTGCAGGACGACTCAGGGGAGTTTGTGGTCACTATGTTGGCCAGAGGTAAACTGGAGGAACAAGATATGGGAGTGAAGGGGATGTCCTCTACACTTTCAGAGACTGGCGCCCCAGAGGCCCACCCATCCTACCGTGATGAAGACGTGATGGCTGAGAGCTGGAGGCAGCACAGGAAGCATGTGTTTGTCCTGAGTGAGGCAGGGAAACCAATCTACTCCCGCTACGGCAGTGAAGAGGCCCTGTCGTCCACCATGGGAGTCATGATGGCACTGGTATCCTTTGTCCAGAGTAGTGACAACATGATCCGCTCTGTCTACTCAG ACGGGCACACGGTGGTGTTCATGCAGAAGGGTCCTCTGGTGCTGGTGTCTGTGTCAAGCAGCCGTCAGTCAGAGCAGCAGCTGCGTGCTGAGCTGCTGTACGTCTACTACCAGATCATCAGCATGCTCACCCAGGCCAGCATCACACGCATCTTCGAACACAAGAAGAACTATGACCTGCGGCGGCTACTGGCCGGCTCCGAGAAGATCCTGGATGGCCTCCTCAACCTGGTGGACTCAGACCCCAGCTTCCTGCTGGCAGCGGTGCACTGCTTGCCCCTGACTTCCTCTCTCAGGGACTCCCTCAGCCAGATCCTACAGAAGGCCATTACCCCAAACCTGGTCTTCTCCATCCTCATTGCCAAGAACCAGCTGCTCACCATTGTCCAGGAGAAGACGGTGATTGAGGACACCAGGCTGGAGCCTGCTGATGTCCACCTGCTGCTCAACCTCATTGGGGCCTCCTCTGCCTTCCAGGCTGGAGAGATCTGGACTCCCATCTGCCTGCCTCTCTTTAACCCTGACTGTTACTTCTATGCCTACATCTCCTACCTGGACCCCCCAGAATGCACTGTGTGTCTGCTGCTGCTCTCCACGGATAAGGAGGCCTTTTATGCAGTGGCAGAGTGcaagaggaggatagagttggCCATGCTGGCTCAGAGCTCTCTGAGGCTCATTGCCAATGCCCACTCCTACAGCGTGAGCCAGGTGGGTGTCTCAGACCTCAGGCACTTCATGTACAAGCCCTTTGATGTCCCAGACAACCACAAGCAGCTCACCCAGTTCACCAG CCCAGAGATGGAGGCTCCCTACAGCACGGAGGAGAGGATGCGGCTGCTGGACCTGTACCGTTACATGCACGGTCGCATCCACAGCTCCTCCCGGCCCCTCAAGCTCATCTACCACGTGGCAGAGAGGGAAACCCTGCTGGCCTGG GTCACAAGTAAATTTGAGTTGTACACTTGCTTCAGCCCCTTGGTGACTAAGGCCCGTGCCATTAACGCAATAACCAAGCTTCTACGTTGGATCAAGAAGGAGGAGGACCGTCTCTTTATCCGATACCCACCCAAGTATTCAACCACGCCCAACCCCAGCAAAAGCTCCCGCAAGTCTGACCAGCAGGACTCCACAGATAATGGCTTTGCGTCTCTACTATAG
- the LOC139371312 gene encoding T-cell leukemia translocation-altered gene protein homolog — protein MEEPWDFEFLSRIVDGFVSFLSEFVDDWLANDMRVSIFKILFSWLVVSLIAIHFAWKFYGNTVNDMYYRQGTGGKNGGTPDTAPHRSGWESAAGDNLKTHRE, from the exons ATGGAAGAGCCCTGGGATTTCGAGTTTTTATCCCGCATTGTGGACGGGTTTGTTTCGTTTCTTTCCGAATTTGTTGACGACTGGCTTGCTAATGATATGAGAGTGTCAATATTCAAGATATTGTTTAGTTGGCTCGTTGTCAGTCTCATTGCCATCCATTTCGCTTGGAAATTTTACGGAAACACTGTGAACGATATGTATTACCGACAAG GTACTGGTGGAAAGAATGGAGGCACACCTGACACTGCACCTCACAGGAGCGGATG GGAGAGTGCGGCAGGAGACAACCTCAAGACACATCGTGAGTGA
- the LOC139371325 gene encoding vacuolar fusion protein MON1 homolog B-like isoform X3, producing the protein MERDDNQEKGEMEEIKSENPSSDCTLSTGSADLTPALPSENHTVPEPAGPVGGDEGTNVTLEEPKNTPPSDTMGEEGTQELEPAPDQELEPAPDQVKDEETDECNKTEYHNSSGGQPETVPEEASSSAENVQDDSGEFVVTMLARGKLEEQDMGVKGMSSTLSETGAPEAHPSYRDEDVMAESWRQHRKHVFVLSEAGKPIYSRYGSEEALSSTMGVMMALVSFVQSSDNMIRSVYSDGHTVVFMQKGPLVLVSVSSSRQSEQQLRAELLYVYYQIISMLTQASITRIFEHKKNYDLRRLLAGSEKILDGLLNLVDSDPSFLLAAVHCLPLTSSLRDSLSQILQKAITPNLVFSILIAKNQLLTIVQEKTVIEDTRLEPADVHLLLNLIGASSAFQAGEIWTPICLPLFNPDCYFYAYISYLDPPECTVCLLLLSTDKEAFYAVAECKRRIELAMLAQSSLRLIANAHSYSVSQVGVSDLRHFMYKPFDVPDNHKQLTQFTSPEMEAPYSTEERMRLLDLYRYMHGRIHSSSRPLKLIYHVAERETLLAWVTSKFELYTCFSPLVTKARAINAITKLLRWIKKEEDRLFIRYPPKYSTTPNPSKSSRKSDQQDSTDNGFASLL; encoded by the exons ATGGAGAGAGATGACAATCAagaaaagggagagatggaggagataaAGAGTGAGAATCCATCCTCTGACTGCACACTGTCAACTG GTTCTGCTGATCTCACTCCTGCTCTGCCCTCTGAAAATCACACAGTTCCTGAGCCTGCTGGGCCAGTGGGAGGAGACGAAGGCACCAATGTGACTTTAGAGGAGCCTAAGAATACACCTCCATCAGATACTATGGGTGAGGAGGGGACCCAGGAACTAGAACCAGCCCCTGATCAGGAACTAGAACCAGCTCCTGACCAGGTAAAAGATGAAGAGACTGATGAGTGCAATAAGACAGAATATCATAACAGTTCAGGTGGTCAACCAGAGACTGTGCCAGAAGAGGCTTCATCTTCAGCTGAGAATGTGCAGGACGACTCAGGGGAGTTTGTGGTCACTATGTTGGCCAGAGGTAAACTGGAGGAACAAGATATGGGAGTGAAGGGGATGTCCTCTACACTTTCAGAGACTGGCGCCCCAGAGGCCCACCCATCCTACCGTGATGAAGACGTGATGGCTGAGAGCTGGAGGCAGCACAGGAAGCATGTGTTTGTCCTGAGTGAGGCAGGGAAACCAATCTACTCCCGCTACGGCAGTGAAGAGGCCCTGTCGTCCACCATGGGAGTCATGATGGCACTGGTATCCTTTGTCCAGAGTAGTGACAACATGATCCGCTCTGTCTACTCAG ACGGGCACACGGTGGTGTTCATGCAGAAGGGTCCTCTGGTGCTGGTGTCTGTGTCAAGCAGCCGTCAGTCAGAGCAGCAGCTGCGTGCTGAGCTGCTGTACGTCTACTACCAGATCATCAGCATGCTCACCCAGGCCAGCATCACACGCATCTTCGAACACAAGAAGAACTATGACCTGCGGCGGCTACTGGCCGGCTCCGAGAAGATCCTGGATGGCCTCCTCAACCTGGTGGACTCAGACCCCAGCTTCCTGCTGGCAGCGGTGCACTGCTTGCCCCTGACTTCCTCTCTCAGGGACTCCCTCAGCCAGATCCTACAGAAGGCCATTACCCCAAACCTGGTCTTCTCCATCCTCATTGCCAAGAACCAGCTGCTCACCATTGTCCAGGAGAAGACGGTGATTGAGGACACCAGGCTGGAGCCTGCTGATGTCCACCTGCTGCTCAACCTCATTGGGGCCTCCTCTGCCTTCCAGGCTGGAGAGATCTGGACTCCCATCTGCCTGCCTCTCTTTAACCCTGACTGTTACTTCTATGCCTACATCTCCTACCTGGACCCCCCAGAATGCACTGTGTGTCTGCTGCTGCTCTCCACGGATAAGGAGGCCTTTTATGCAGTGGCAGAGTGcaagaggaggatagagttggCCATGCTGGCTCAGAGCTCTCTGAGGCTCATTGCCAATGCCCACTCCTACAGCGTGAGCCAGGTGGGTGTCTCAGACCTCAGGCACTTCATGTACAAGCCCTTTGATGTCCCAGACAACCACAAGCAGCTCACCCAGTTCACCAG CCCAGAGATGGAGGCTCCCTACAGCACGGAGGAGAGGATGCGGCTGCTGGACCTGTACCGTTACATGCACGGTCGCATCCACAGCTCCTCCCGGCCCCTCAAGCTCATCTACCACGTGGCAGAGAGGGAAACCCTGCTGGCCTGG GTCACAAGTAAATTTGAGTTGTACACTTGCTTCAGCCCCTTGGTGACTAAGGCCCGTGCCATTAACGCAATAACCAAGCTTCTACGTTGGATCAAGAAGGAGGAGGACCGTCTCTTTATCCGATACCCACCCAAGTATTCAACCACGCCCAACCCCAGCAAAAGCTCCCGCAAGTCTGACCAGCAGGACTCCACAGATAATGGCTTTGCGTCTCTACTATAG
- the LOC139371325 gene encoding vacuolar fusion protein MON1 homolog B-like isoform X4 — protein MERDDNQEKGEMEEIKSENPSSDCTLSTVPEPAGPVGGDEGTNVTLEEPKNTPPSDTMGEEGTQELEPAPDQELEPAPDQVKDEETDECNKTEYHNSSGGQPETVPEEASSSAENVQDDSGEFVVTMLARGKLEEQDMGVKGMSSTLSETGAPEAHPSYRDEDVMAESWRQHRKHVFVLSEAGKPIYSRYGSEEALSSTMGVMMALVSFVQSSDNMIRSVYSDGHTVVFMQKGPLVLVSVSSSRQSEQQLRAELLYVYYQIISMLTQASITRIFEHKKNYDLRRLLAGSEKILDGLLNLVDSDPSFLLAAVHCLPLTSSLRDSLSQILQKAITPNLVFSILIAKNQLLTIVQEKTVIEDTRLEPADVHLLLNLIGASSAFQAGEIWTPICLPLFNPDCYFYAYISYLDPPECTVCLLLLSTDKEAFYAVAECKRRIELAMLAQSSLRLIANAHSYSVSQVGVSDLRHFMYKPFDVPDNHKQLTQFTSPEMEAPYSTEERMRLLDLYRYMHGRIHSSSRPLKLIYHVAERETLLAWVTSKFELYTCFSPLVTKARAINAITKLLRWIKKEEDRLFIRYPPKYSTTPNPSKSSRKSDQQDSTDNGFASLL, from the exons ATGGAGAGAGATGACAATCAagaaaagggagagatggaggagataaAGAGTGAGAATCCATCCTCTGACTGCACACTGTCAACTG TTCCTGAGCCTGCTGGGCCAGTGGGAGGAGACGAAGGCACCAATGTGACTTTAGAGGAGCCTAAGAATACACCTCCATCAGATACTATGGGTGAGGAGGGGACCCAGGAACTAGAACCAGCCCCTGATCAGGAACTAGAACCAGCTCCTGACCAGGTAAAAGATGAAGAGACTGATGAGTGCAATAAGACAGAATATCATAACAGTTCAGGTGGTCAACCAGAGACTGTGCCAGAAGAGGCTTCATCTTCAGCTGAGAATGTGCAGGACGACTCAGGGGAGTTTGTGGTCACTATGTTGGCCAGAGGTAAACTGGAGGAACAAGATATGGGAGTGAAGGGGATGTCCTCTACACTTTCAGAGACTGGCGCCCCAGAGGCCCACCCATCCTACCGTGATGAAGACGTGATGGCTGAGAGCTGGAGGCAGCACAGGAAGCATGTGTTTGTCCTGAGTGAGGCAGGGAAACCAATCTACTCCCGCTACGGCAGTGAAGAGGCCCTGTCGTCCACCATGGGAGTCATGATGGCACTGGTATCCTTTGTCCAGAGTAGTGACAACATGATCCGCTCTGTCTACTCAG ACGGGCACACGGTGGTGTTCATGCAGAAGGGTCCTCTGGTGCTGGTGTCTGTGTCAAGCAGCCGTCAGTCAGAGCAGCAGCTGCGTGCTGAGCTGCTGTACGTCTACTACCAGATCATCAGCATGCTCACCCAGGCCAGCATCACACGCATCTTCGAACACAAGAAGAACTATGACCTGCGGCGGCTACTGGCCGGCTCCGAGAAGATCCTGGATGGCCTCCTCAACCTGGTGGACTCAGACCCCAGCTTCCTGCTGGCAGCGGTGCACTGCTTGCCCCTGACTTCCTCTCTCAGGGACTCCCTCAGCCAGATCCTACAGAAGGCCATTACCCCAAACCTGGTCTTCTCCATCCTCATTGCCAAGAACCAGCTGCTCACCATTGTCCAGGAGAAGACGGTGATTGAGGACACCAGGCTGGAGCCTGCTGATGTCCACCTGCTGCTCAACCTCATTGGGGCCTCCTCTGCCTTCCAGGCTGGAGAGATCTGGACTCCCATCTGCCTGCCTCTCTTTAACCCTGACTGTTACTTCTATGCCTACATCTCCTACCTGGACCCCCCAGAATGCACTGTGTGTCTGCTGCTGCTCTCCACGGATAAGGAGGCCTTTTATGCAGTGGCAGAGTGcaagaggaggatagagttggCCATGCTGGCTCAGAGCTCTCTGAGGCTCATTGCCAATGCCCACTCCTACAGCGTGAGCCAGGTGGGTGTCTCAGACCTCAGGCACTTCATGTACAAGCCCTTTGATGTCCCAGACAACCACAAGCAGCTCACCCAGTTCACCAG CCCAGAGATGGAGGCTCCCTACAGCACGGAGGAGAGGATGCGGCTGCTGGACCTGTACCGTTACATGCACGGTCGCATCCACAGCTCCTCCCGGCCCCTCAAGCTCATCTACCACGTGGCAGAGAGGGAAACCCTGCTGGCCTGG GTCACAAGTAAATTTGAGTTGTACACTTGCTTCAGCCCCTTGGTGACTAAGGCCCGTGCCATTAACGCAATAACCAAGCTTCTACGTTGGATCAAGAAGGAGGAGGACCGTCTCTTTATCCGATACCCACCCAAGTATTCAACCACGCCCAACCCCAGCAAAAGCTCCCGCAAGTCTGACCAGCAGGACTCCACAGATAATGGCTTTGCGTCTCTACTATAG
- the LOC139371325 gene encoding vacuolar fusion protein MON1 homolog B-like isoform X1 — protein MNPVTIGIMDVLFVCDVNMERDDNQEKGEMEEIKSENPSSDCTLSTGSADLTPALPSENHTVPEPAGPVGGDEGTNVTLEEPKNTPPSDTMGEEGTQELEPAPDQELEPAPDQVKDEETDECNKTEYHNSSGGQPETVPEEASSSAENVQDDSGEFVVTMLARGKLEEQDMGVKGMSSTLSETGAPEAHPSYRDEDVMAESWRQHRKHVFVLSEAGKPIYSRYGSEEALSSTMGVMMALVSFVQSSDNMIRSVYSDGHTVVFMQKGPLVLVSVSSSRQSEQQLRAELLYVYYQIISMLTQASITRIFEHKKNYDLRRLLAGSEKILDGLLNLVDSDPSFLLAAVHCLPLTSSLRDSLSQILQKAITPNLVFSILIAKNQLLTIVQEKTVIEDTRLEPADVHLLLNLIGASSAFQAGEIWTPICLPLFNPDCYFYAYISYLDPPECTVCLLLLSTDKEAFYAVAECKRRIELAMLAQSSLRLIANAHSYSVSQVGVSDLRHFMYKPFDVPDNHKQLTQFTSPEMEAPYSTEERMRLLDLYRYMHGRIHSSSRPLKLIYHVAERETLLAWVTSKFELYTCFSPLVTKARAINAITKLLRWIKKEEDRLFIRYPPKYSTTPNPSKSSRKSDQQDSTDNGFASLL, from the exons ATGAATCCCGTCACCATTGGGATTATGGATGTGCTGTT TGTTTGTGATGTCAACATGGAGAGAGATGACAATCAagaaaagggagagatggaggagataaAGAGTGAGAATCCATCCTCTGACTGCACACTGTCAACTG GTTCTGCTGATCTCACTCCTGCTCTGCCCTCTGAAAATCACACAGTTCCTGAGCCTGCTGGGCCAGTGGGAGGAGACGAAGGCACCAATGTGACTTTAGAGGAGCCTAAGAATACACCTCCATCAGATACTATGGGTGAGGAGGGGACCCAGGAACTAGAACCAGCCCCTGATCAGGAACTAGAACCAGCTCCTGACCAGGTAAAAGATGAAGAGACTGATGAGTGCAATAAGACAGAATATCATAACAGTTCAGGTGGTCAACCAGAGACTGTGCCAGAAGAGGCTTCATCTTCAGCTGAGAATGTGCAGGACGACTCAGGGGAGTTTGTGGTCACTATGTTGGCCAGAGGTAAACTGGAGGAACAAGATATGGGAGTGAAGGGGATGTCCTCTACACTTTCAGAGACTGGCGCCCCAGAGGCCCACCCATCCTACCGTGATGAAGACGTGATGGCTGAGAGCTGGAGGCAGCACAGGAAGCATGTGTTTGTCCTGAGTGAGGCAGGGAAACCAATCTACTCCCGCTACGGCAGTGAAGAGGCCCTGTCGTCCACCATGGGAGTCATGATGGCACTGGTATCCTTTGTCCAGAGTAGTGACAACATGATCCGCTCTGTCTACTCAG ACGGGCACACGGTGGTGTTCATGCAGAAGGGTCCTCTGGTGCTGGTGTCTGTGTCAAGCAGCCGTCAGTCAGAGCAGCAGCTGCGTGCTGAGCTGCTGTACGTCTACTACCAGATCATCAGCATGCTCACCCAGGCCAGCATCACACGCATCTTCGAACACAAGAAGAACTATGACCTGCGGCGGCTACTGGCCGGCTCCGAGAAGATCCTGGATGGCCTCCTCAACCTGGTGGACTCAGACCCCAGCTTCCTGCTGGCAGCGGTGCACTGCTTGCCCCTGACTTCCTCTCTCAGGGACTCCCTCAGCCAGATCCTACAGAAGGCCATTACCCCAAACCTGGTCTTCTCCATCCTCATTGCCAAGAACCAGCTGCTCACCATTGTCCAGGAGAAGACGGTGATTGAGGACACCAGGCTGGAGCCTGCTGATGTCCACCTGCTGCTCAACCTCATTGGGGCCTCCTCTGCCTTCCAGGCTGGAGAGATCTGGACTCCCATCTGCCTGCCTCTCTTTAACCCTGACTGTTACTTCTATGCCTACATCTCCTACCTGGACCCCCCAGAATGCACTGTGTGTCTGCTGCTGCTCTCCACGGATAAGGAGGCCTTTTATGCAGTGGCAGAGTGcaagaggaggatagagttggCCATGCTGGCTCAGAGCTCTCTGAGGCTCATTGCCAATGCCCACTCCTACAGCGTGAGCCAGGTGGGTGTCTCAGACCTCAGGCACTTCATGTACAAGCCCTTTGATGTCCCAGACAACCACAAGCAGCTCACCCAGTTCACCAG CCCAGAGATGGAGGCTCCCTACAGCACGGAGGAGAGGATGCGGCTGCTGGACCTGTACCGTTACATGCACGGTCGCATCCACAGCTCCTCCCGGCCCCTCAAGCTCATCTACCACGTGGCAGAGAGGGAAACCCTGCTGGCCTGG GTCACAAGTAAATTTGAGTTGTACACTTGCTTCAGCCCCTTGGTGACTAAGGCCCGTGCCATTAACGCAATAACCAAGCTTCTACGTTGGATCAAGAAGGAGGAGGACCGTCTCTTTATCCGATACCCACCCAAGTATTCAACCACGCCCAACCCCAGCAAAAGCTCCCGCAAGTCTGACCAGCAGGACTCCACAGATAATGGCTTTGCGTCTCTACTATAG